Proteins from a single region of Streptomyces sp. TN58:
- the ispD gene encoding 2-C-methyl-D-erythritol 4-phosphate cytidylyltransferase, with translation MSDETRPRRTAAVIPAAGRGVRLGPGAPKALRALGGTPMLVHAVRAMARSRAVSVVVVVAPAAETAEVRLLLGEHALPERTEVRVVPGGETRQESVRAGLEALPQDVTSVLIHDAARPLVPVDTVDAVVEAVRDGARAVVPALPLADTVKEVEPGKPGEPEPVVATPARARLRAVQTPQGFDLATLLRAHAAIAVDGEGATDDAGMVERLGVPVVVIPGHEEAFKVTRPLDLVLAEAVLARRRATDGF, from the coding sequence ATGTCTGACGAAACGCGCCCCCGCCGCACGGCCGCGGTGATCCCGGCCGCCGGCCGCGGCGTACGCCTCGGTCCCGGCGCCCCGAAGGCGCTGAGGGCCCTCGGCGGCACCCCGATGCTCGTCCACGCCGTCCGCGCGATGGCCCGCTCCCGCGCGGTGTCCGTCGTGGTGGTCGTCGCCCCCGCCGCCGAAACGGCCGAGGTGCGCCTGCTGCTGGGCGAGCACGCGCTGCCCGAGCGGACCGAGGTCCGCGTCGTCCCCGGAGGCGAGACCCGCCAGGAGTCCGTACGGGCCGGCCTGGAGGCGCTGCCGCAGGACGTCACCTCCGTACTGATCCACGACGCGGCCCGCCCGCTCGTCCCCGTGGACACCGTGGACGCCGTCGTCGAGGCCGTGCGCGACGGCGCGCGCGCCGTGGTGCCCGCGCTCCCGCTGGCCGACACCGTGAAGGAGGTCGAGCCCGGGAAGCCCGGCGAGCCCGAGCCGGTCGTCGCCACGCCCGCGCGGGCCCGGCTGCGCGCCGTGCAGACCCCGCAGGGCTTCGACCTCGCCACGCTCCTGCGGGCGCACGCCGCGATCGCCGTGGACGGCGAGGGCGCCACCGACGACGCCGGCATGGTGGAACGCCTCGGCGTCCCCGTCGTGGTGATCCCCGGACACGAAGAGGCCTTCAAGGTCACC